One Alphaproteobacteria bacterium LSUCC0396 genomic region harbors:
- the otnK gene encoding 3-oxo-tetronate kinase: MLLGCIGDDFTGSSDLANTLAKAGMAVVQYSGVPSVPAPAAVEAGVVALKSRSIPAAEAIRQSLDALKWLQDQGCKQFFFKYCSTFDSTDEGNIGPVAEALAAALSADQVIVCPAFPGTGRAVFQGHLFVKDQLLSDSPMKDHPLTPMRDADLRRVLARQTRGAVGHVPMTIVTAGSDAIRKALAAQAQQNRKLIVVDAIHDDDLLAIGAAARDSVLVTGGSGVAMGLPANFATAGLISGAKTEWQGQAGRCAVLSGSCSEATRNQLAVHAKTSAQFEIDVARVMRDEITPDALVSWVLAADGVPVLYSSASPQSVQAVQAEFGVTAVAERLDRLFGDLAKALVAAGIERLVVAGGETSGAVVEALGLTALSMGPEIDPGVPAMRAGPNLTIALKSGNFGADDFFLKAAAVLAGDTG; encoded by the coding sequence ATGTTGCTTGGCTGTATTGGAGATGATTTTACCGGGTCAAGCGACCTTGCCAACACATTGGCCAAGGCTGGAATGGCGGTTGTACAATATAGCGGCGTGCCATCGGTGCCTGCGCCAGCCGCCGTTGAGGCAGGTGTAGTTGCGCTAAAATCGCGATCTATCCCTGCAGCCGAGGCCATTCGGCAGTCACTTGATGCTTTGAAATGGCTGCAAGATCAGGGCTGTAAGCAGTTTTTCTTTAAATATTGTTCAACATTCGACTCCACCGATGAGGGCAATATTGGCCCCGTCGCCGAAGCGTTGGCAGCGGCACTTTCGGCCGATCAGGTGATCGTCTGTCCAGCCTTTCCTGGAACCGGACGCGCGGTATTCCAAGGTCATTTATTTGTCAAAGACCAACTGCTATCAGACAGCCCGATGAAAGACCATCCGCTGACGCCAATGCGCGATGCTGATTTACGCCGTGTCCTTGCCCGCCAGACCCGTGGTGCGGTCGGCCATGTCCCCATGACAATTGTAACAGCGGGCAGTGATGCAATCCGAAAGGCACTGGCCGCGCAGGCGCAGCAAAACCGCAAATTGATTGTGGTTGACGCGATCCATGACGATGATTTGCTGGCAATTGGCGCGGCGGCGCGTGATTCGGTTTTGGTTACGGGCGGTTCGGGTGTCGCAATGGGGTTACCGGCAAATTTTGCCACGGCCGGTTTGATATCAGGCGCAAAGACCGAGTGGCAGGGGCAGGCCGGGCGCTGTGCTGTACTAAGCGGATCTTGTTCTGAGGCAACGCGTAACCAGCTGGCCGTTCACGCTAAGACCAGCGCGCAATTTGAAATTGATGTTGCGCGCGTTATGCGCGATGAGATAACGCCGGATGCGCTGGTTAGCTGGGTTTTGGCCGCGGATGGGGTGCCGGTTCTATATTCATCAGCCTCGCCGCAATCGGTGCAGGCGGTACAGGCTGAATTTGGCGTCACGGCTGTGGCGGAACGGCTTGATCGTCTCTTTGGCGATCTTGCCAAAGCACTTGTTGCAGCGGGGATTGAACGGCTGGTTGTTGCTGGCGGCGAGACCTCAGGTGCGGTGGTCGAGGCCTTGGGGCTGACTGCATTGTCAATGGGGCCGGAGATTGATCCAGGTGTGCCGGCGATGCGTGCCGGACCCAATCTGACGATCGCTCTGAAATCAGGAAATTTTGGGGCTGATGATTTCTTTTTGAAGGCAGCGGCGGTTTTGGCGGGTGACACAGGATGA
- a CDS encoding aldolase: MNESQIREQICLLAKSMFDRGLTVGSSGNISVRCNDGGLLVTPTDSCFGRLDPATLSRFDAAGKLISGETPTKEMPLHAAFYETRSKAGAVVHLHSTHSVALSTLPVDDADNFLPPVTAYSIMRLGKVALLPYFRPGDAAVANAIRGLAGKHSAVMLANHGPVVAGKGLEAAVYAIEELEETARLALLLRGLPARGLDAAQIRDVVTHFDVDWD, from the coding sequence ATGAATGAATCACAGATACGCGAGCAGATATGCCTGCTGGCAAAATCAATGTTTGACCGCGGGTTAACCGTTGGGTCCAGTGGCAATATATCGGTGCGTTGCAATGACGGCGGGCTGCTTGTAACGCCGACCGACAGCTGCTTTGGCAGGTTAGATCCGGCAACGCTAAGTCGGTTTGATGCTGCTGGTAAGCTGATTTCTGGTGAGACGCCAACCAAGGAAATGCCGCTTCACGCCGCTTTTTACGAGACCCGTTCAAAGGCTGGGGCGGTTGTGCATCTTCATTCGACCCATTCAGTTGCCTTATCGACCTTGCCGGTCGATGATGCTGACAATTTTCTGCCACCTGTGACTGCCTATTCGATAATGCGGCTTGGCAAGGTTGCATTGCTGCCTTATTTCCGACCGGGTGATGCGGCGGTTGCCAATGCAATCAGGGGGCTGGCCGGAAAACACAGTGCGGTAATGCTGGCTAATCATGGGCCGGTTGTGGCGGGCAAGGGCTTAGAGGCCGCGGTCTATGCGATTGAAGAATTGGAAGAAACCGCTAGGCTGGCGCTATTATTGCGCGGCCTTCCGGCGCGTGGGCTTGATGCGGCGCAAATTCGCGATGTTGTTACCCATTTTGATGTCGACTGGGACTAA
- a CDS encoding NAD(P)H-quinone oxidoreductase — MSLPSQMTVIEMREAGGPDVLITGRRDVPAPTAGEVVIKVTAAGVNGPDLVQRRGHYPPPKGASDLLGLEVSGEIVALGSAQTAWAIGDRVCALTNGGGYAEYVAVNASHCLPIPEGVDEIDAAGLPETYFTVWSNVFFGHQLKENGIFLVHGGAGGIGSTAIQIGAAMGLQIYTTADSPDACAYCEDLGAKRAINFKQDDFVPILRETGGADIILDIIGGEYVARNIKAAQADARIIQLAFNLGSKMELDLMPVMLKRLTLTGSTLRSRPEAFKSAVATDLQKMVWPFFAAKPAKLRATTFTRFPLADAAKAHELMESGSQRGKILLTL; from the coding sequence ATGAGCCTACCATCGCAAATGACCGTCATCGAAATGCGCGAAGCTGGCGGCCCTGATGTTCTGATCACTGGCAGGCGCGACGTTCCAGCGCCCACCGCCGGCGAAGTGGTGATCAAAGTAACCGCCGCGGGTGTAAACGGACCCGACCTTGTTCAGCGTCGCGGTCATTACCCCCCGCCAAAGGGCGCCTCAGATCTATTGGGCTTGGAGGTATCTGGCGAGATTGTTGCGCTTGGCAGCGCGCAAACGGCGTGGGCGATCGGCGACCGGGTTTGTGCGTTAACCAATGGCGGGGGCTATGCTGAATATGTCGCCGTGAATGCCAGCCATTGCCTGCCGATCCCCGAGGGGGTTGACGAGATTGACGCCGCTGGCCTGCCAGAAACCTATTTCACCGTTTGGTCCAATGTGTTCTTTGGACATCAGCTAAAAGAGAACGGTATCTTTCTTGTGCATGGCGGTGCCGGCGGTATTGGTTCTACCGCAATCCAGATCGGTGCAGCGATGGGACTGCAAATATACACCACCGCAGACTCACCCGACGCCTGCGCCTATTGCGAAGATCTGGGGGCAAAACGCGCCATTAATTTCAAGCAAGATGATTTTGTACCCATTCTGCGTGAGACTGGCGGTGCCGATATCATTCTTGATATCATTGGCGGTGAGTATGTCGCGCGCAACATCAAAGCAGCGCAGGCAGATGCGCGCATTATCCAGCTGGCGTTTAATCTTGGCTCAAAAATGGAACTTGATCTGATGCCGGTGATGCTAAAACGCCTTACCCTAACCGGATCAACCTTGCGCTCAAGGCCAGAGGCATTCAAATCGGCTGTTGCTACGGATTTGCAAAAAATGGTGTGGCCGTTTTTCGCCGCAAAACCAGCCAAATTACGCGCAACAACCTTTACCAGATTTCCTCTTGCTGATGCCGCTAAGGCGCATGAATTAATGGAGTCCGGAAGCCAGCGCGGGAAAATTCTACTAACGCTTTAG
- a CDS encoding NAD(P)H-dependent oxidoreductase subunit E — MDTFDGDIGVWKSAPGKGRKTPKGRQVDDGALGEVRALLGDRPRRRDLLIEHLHLIQDHCGHLSVAHLNALADEMRLAQSEVYEVATFYAHFDVVKDGETPPPALTIRVCDSLSCELAGAQALKSALEDGLDPAKVRVLRAPCMGRCDTAPVLEIGHNHIDFATPEKVEAAIAADDTHPHMTDYQDLAAYRATGGYEQLVSLRQDGDWAAVQNLVNQSGLRGLGGAGFPSGKKWGFVRAAEGPRYLAVNGDEGEPGTFKDRYYLERTPHLFLEGMLIAAWAVEADTCFIYMRDEYPVVLKILANEIAALEAAGLVPEGYIDLRRGAGAYICGEESAMIESIEGKRGLPRHRPPYVAQVGIFDRPTLVHNIETLHWIARVCREGPEVLSSVEKNGRVGLRSYSVSGRVTNPGVHLLPAGSTITDIIEAAGGMAEGHVFKAYQPGGPSSGLLPASLNDVPLDFDTLQPHGTFIGSAAVVVLSDQDRVRDAALNMLRFFEDESCGQCTPCRTGCGKAVQLMQADKWDQPLLNDLCDVMQDASICGLGQAAPNPIRLTMKHFSEEVS; from the coding sequence GTGGATACTTTTGACGGCGATATCGGCGTATGGAAATCGGCTCCCGGAAAAGGGCGTAAAACCCCAAAAGGGCGTCAGGTTGACGATGGTGCATTGGGTGAGGTTCGGGCGCTTTTAGGCGACCGGCCGCGGCGGCGGGACTTGCTCATCGAGCATCTGCACCTCATTCAAGATCACTGCGGCCATCTCAGCGTGGCGCATCTCAATGCGCTGGCTGATGAAATGCGTTTGGCGCAAAGCGAAGTCTATGAAGTCGCAACCTTTTACGCGCATTTTGACGTTGTGAAAGACGGCGAAACGCCACCGCCAGCCCTGACTATTCGGGTTTGCGACTCGTTGTCATGTGAGTTGGCCGGGGCGCAGGCGCTAAAATCGGCACTTGAGGACGGGCTTGATCCGGCCAAAGTGCGCGTATTGCGGGCACCGTGCATGGGGCGCTGTGATACCGCGCCAGTGCTTGAAATTGGGCATAACCACATCGATTTTGCCACACCTGAAAAGGTTGAGGCGGCGATTGCGGCTGATGATACGCATCCGCACATGACCGATTATCAGGATCTGGCAGCTTACCGCGCGACCGGGGGGTATGAGCAGCTGGTGTCGCTGCGCCAAGATGGCGATTGGGCGGCAGTTCAGAATCTGGTAAATCAGAGCGGCCTTCGCGGGCTTGGCGGTGCGGGCTTTCCGTCGGGCAAGAAATGGGGCTTTGTTCGTGCAGCCGAAGGGCCGCGCTATCTTGCGGTCAATGGTGACGAGGGTGAGCCGGGTACATTCAAAGACCGATACTATCTTGAGCGAACCCCGCATTTGTTCCTTGAGGGGATGCTAATTGCCGCATGGGCAGTCGAGGCTGATACCTGTTTTATCTATATGCGGGATGAATATCCGGTTGTTCTGAAAATTCTGGCCAACGAGATTGCGGCGTTAGAAGCTGCGGGACTGGTGCCCGAGGGTTATATTGACCTTCGTCGCGGGGCGGGTGCCTATATCTGCGGTGAAGAAAGCGCAATGATCGAATCCATCGAGGGTAAGCGCGGTTTGCCGCGGCACCGCCCGCCCTATGTGGCGCAGGTGGGAATTTTTGATCGGCCAACATTGGTTCACAATATCGAAACCTTGCACTGGATTGCGCGGGTTTGCCGCGAGGGGCCAGAGGTGCTGTCGTCAGTTGAAAAGAATGGCCGCGTTGGATTGCGCAGCTATTCGGTTTCGGGACGGGTTACTAATCCGGGCGTGCATCTTTTGCCCGCCGGATCGACCATCACGGACATCATCGAGGCGGCTGGTGGCATGGCCGAAGGTCACGTCTTTAAGGCCTATCAACCCGGTGGGCCATCATCGGGTCTTTTGCCGGCCAGTTTAAATGATGTGCCGCTTGATTTTGATACATTGCAGCCGCACGGCACCTTTATCGGATCGGCCGCTGTTGTGGTGTTGTCTGATCAGGATCGGGTACGTGATGCGGCGCTGAATATGCTGCGGTTTTTCGAAGATGAAAGCTGCGGTCAATGCACGCCATGTCGCACCGGATGTGGCAAGGCCGTGCAGCTCATGCAGGCCGACAAGTGGGATCAGCCGCTGTTGAATGATCTGTGTGATGTGATGCAGGACGCATCTATCTGCGGATTGGGACAGGCTGCTCCTAACCCTATTCGTTTGACGATGAAACATTTCTCTGAAGAAGTTAGCTGA
- the fdhF gene encoding formate dehydrogenase subunit alpha — protein sequence MLDSTPQKTVTIKLDGKDVSVPEGATIWEAAQAQGTLIPHLCHKPEPGYRSDGNCRACMVEIEGERVLAASCIRPVQDGMVVHTASERAEKSRALVVELLAADQPEQPHDASSHFLDMAALNGVSESRFPARDACHVPLLDDSHVAMSVNLDACIHCNLCVRACREVQVNDVIGMAGRGLNAEIVFDMNDPMGQSTCVACGECVQACPTGALMPASVLDDAQHGDSKDYDREVQSVCPYCGVGCQLSFKIKDDEIKYVEGINGPANENRLCVKGRFGFDYVHHDHRLTKPLIRREDAPVKGLNVDPSNPWTHFREASWDEALDIAAKGFIRHRDISGKRIAGFGSAKCSNEEAYLFQKMIRQGFGHNNVDHCTRLCHASSVAALLENVGSAAVTATFNEIENADVAIVIGANPTENHPVAATYFKQFAKRGGKLIVMDPRGQGLKRHATHMLQFRPGADVSMLNAIMNVIVEEGLYDQQYIDSFTENWDEMKAHLKAFSPEKMAEFCGIDAKTLRAVARDFAGAKSAMIFWGMGVSQHIHGTDNSRCLISLALMCGQVGRPGTGLHPLRGQNNVQGASDAGLIPMFLPDYQSVTDDGVRSAFNEIWNSEMIAPEKGLTVTEIMDAIHDGDITSMYVLGENPAMSDPDADHARAALAKLDHLVVQDIFLTETANYADVILPASAWAEKTGTVTNTNRQVQMGRPAIAPPGDAREDWWIIVELAKRIGLDWNYAHPREVFAEMKLSMKSLDNITWDRLAAENVVTYPSLDETDPGQPIVFGDGFPRHEGRARFTPASIIPPAETPDTDYPMILTTGRQLEHWHTGSMTRRATVLDAVEPQANASLNPRTLRKLGVEAGDMVTIETRRGAISIMARADRAVAEDMVFVPFAYVEAAANILTNPVVDPFGKIPEFKFAACRVLASVSVAAE from the coding sequence ATGCTCGATTCAACGCCGCAAAAAACTGTAACCATTAAACTGGATGGCAAGGATGTTTCCGTGCCAGAAGGCGCCACCATCTGGGAAGCGGCACAAGCTCAGGGTACTTTGATTCCGCACCTGTGTCACAAGCCAGAGCCCGGATATCGCTCCGACGGCAATTGCCGTGCTTGCATGGTTGAGATTGAGGGAGAGCGCGTCTTGGCGGCATCTTGTATCCGGCCTGTGCAGGATGGCATGGTCGTGCATACAGCGAGTGAGCGTGCCGAGAAATCGCGGGCGCTGGTGGTAGAGCTATTGGCCGCTGATCAGCCTGAGCAGCCGCATGACGCATCGTCGCATTTTCTTGATATGGCGGCATTAAATGGGGTGTCGGAAAGCCGATTTCCGGCGCGTGATGCTTGCCATGTGCCGCTGCTAGATGACAGTCACGTCGCAATGAGTGTCAATCTTGATGCTTGTATCCATTGTAACTTGTGCGTTCGGGCTTGCCGTGAAGTGCAGGTGAATGATGTTATTGGCATGGCGGGTCGCGGTCTTAATGCCGAGATCGTATTTGATATGAATGATCCAATGGGGCAATCGACCTGTGTGGCGTGCGGTGAGTGCGTTCAGGCCTGTCCAACCGGGGCGCTGATGCCAGCCAGCGTTCTTGATGACGCGCAGCATGGTGACAGCAAGGATTATGACCGCGAGGTTCAGTCGGTGTGCCCATATTGCGGCGTTGGTTGTCAATTATCCTTCAAGATCAAGGATGATGAAATCAAATATGTCGAAGGGATAAATGGCCCGGCTAACGAAAACCGGCTATGCGTGAAGGGGCGGTTTGGTTTTGACTATGTGCATCACGATCACCGCTTGACCAAACCATTGATCCGGCGTGAAGATGCGCCAGTAAAAGGGCTGAATGTCGATCCGTCAAACCCTTGGACGCATTTCCGTGAAGCCAGTTGGGACGAGGCGTTAGATATCGCTGCCAAGGGGTTTATCCGGCATCGTGATATTTCGGGCAAGCGCATTGCTGGTTTTGGCTCGGCCAAATGCTCGAACGAAGAGGCATATCTTTTCCAAAAGATGATCCGGCAAGGATTTGGCCATAATAACGTCGATCATTGTACCCGTCTTTGCCATGCGTCGTCGGTCGCGGCTTTATTGGAAAATGTTGGCTCGGCAGCGGTGACTGCTACCTTTAATGAAATCGAAAATGCCGATGTTGCAATTGTGATCGGTGCGAATCCAACCGAGAACCATCCGGTTGCCGCAACCTATTTCAAACAATTTGCCAAGCGTGGCGGCAAGCTGATCGTTATGGATCCGCGCGGACAAGGGCTAAAGCGTCATGCAACGCATATGCTGCAATTCCGCCCGGGCGCAGATGTGTCGATGCTGAACGCGATTATGAATGTGATCGTCGAAGAAGGCCTTTATGACCAGCAATATATCGACAGCTTTACCGAAAACTGGGATGAAATGAAGGCGCATCTAAAGGCGTTTTCACCCGAAAAAATGGCTGAATTCTGCGGTATTGATGCCAAGACTTTGCGTGCTGTCGCGCGTGATTTTGCAGGTGCCAAATCAGCGATGATTTTCTGGGGAATGGGGGTCTCACAGCATATTCATGGCACTGATAACTCGCGGTGCCTGATCTCGCTGGCGCTGATGTGCGGGCAGGTTGGGCGTCCTGGAACAGGCTTGCATCCATTGCGTGGTCAGAACAATGTTCAAGGGGCGTCAGACGCGGGGTTAATCCCGATGTTCCTGCCAGATTATCAGAGTGTGACCGATGATGGCGTGCGCTCGGCCTTTAATGAAATCTGGAATTCGGAGATGATCGCGCCGGAAAAGGGCCTGACCGTTACTGAAATCATGGATGCAATTCATGATGGTGACATCACCTCGATGTATGTTCTGGGTGAAAATCCAGCAATGTCTGATCCTGACGCCGATCATGCGCGCGCCGCATTGGCCAAGCTGGATCATTTGGTTGTGCAGGATATCTTCCTGACCGAGACGGCGAATTATGCCGATGTCATCTTGCCAGCTTCGGCGTGGGCTGAAAAAACTGGCACGGTTACCAATACCAACCGTCAAGTACAGATGGGGCGTCCAGCAATTGCACCGCCGGGTGATGCACGTGAAGATTGGTGGATTATCGTTGAATTGGCCAAACGGATTGGTCTTGACTGGAATTACGCGCATCCGCGTGAGGTGTTTGCCGAAATGAAACTGTCAATGAAGTCGCTTGACAACATCACGTGGGATCGTCTGGCGGCAGAAAATGTAGTTACCTATCCATCGCTTGATGAGACTGATCCGGGGCAGCCGATTGTCTTTGGTGACGGGTTCCCGCGGCATGAGGGGCGGGCACGCTTTACCCCGGCCAGCATTATTCCGCCTGCGGAAACGCCAGATACAGACTATCCGATGATCCTGACAACGGGGCGTCAGCTTGAACATTGGCATACCGGTTCGATGACCCGCCGCGCCACTGTTCTTGATGCTGTCGAGCCGCAAGCAAATGCGTCATTGAATCCGCGCACCTTGCGTAAACTCGGTGTTGAGGCAGGGGATATGGTTACGATTGAAACGCGGCGTGGGGCGATTTCAATCATGGCACGGGCTGACCGTGCGGTTGCCGAGGATATGGTTTTTGTGCCGTTCGCCTATGTTGAGGCAGCAGCCAATATCCTCACAAATCCGGTGGTTGATCCCTTTGGGAAAATCCCTGAATTCAAATTTGCTGCGTGTCGGGTTTTAGCGTCTGTTAGCGTAGCGGCTGAGTAA
- a CDS encoding ketopantoate reductase family protein, whose amino-acid sequence MKILILGASYGSLLSTKLLMAGHDVTLICRSKSADLINREGTEVRIKLRDEDTHRAFRSHDLAGMLDAVTPADARPEDYDMIGLAMQEPQYSEPQVKGLMRRIAASRRPCLSIMNMPPLPFLRRIDALAEAPLDMCYDDVSVWADFEPGLMSLCSPDPQAFRPPEDGTNVLHVGLPTNFKAAAFADPQHNSMLRQLEADISGVTVDGKDVPVKLRVYDSLFVPMAKWSMLLTGNYQCVQRDGIRPIRDAVHGDIDASAEMYAWVDTLARALGADAGDQVPFEKYANAASSLLKPSSAARAIDAGAKTIERVDLLVQRIAASIGMQNDLLDETVAIVNERLDTNRFEAPVYRVA is encoded by the coding sequence ATGAAGATTTTGATATTGGGCGCATCATACGGCTCGCTTCTATCAACGAAATTATTGATGGCAGGTCACGATGTCACTTTGATTTGTCGCAGTAAATCAGCGGATCTGATTAATCGTGAGGGAACCGAGGTGCGGATCAAGCTCCGCGATGAGGACACGCATCGGGCATTTCGCTCGCATGATTTAGCCGGCATGCTGGATGCGGTGACGCCAGCCGATGCACGGCCTGAAGATTACGACATGATCGGGCTTGCGATGCAGGAGCCTCAATATTCTGAGCCGCAGGTAAAAGGCCTGATGCGCCGCATTGCAGCGAGCCGCCGGCCCTGTCTTTCGATTATGAATATGCCGCCATTACCGTTTTTGCGGCGGATTGACGCCTTGGCTGAGGCGCCGTTGGATATGTGTTATGATGATGTTTCAGTGTGGGCAGATTTTGAGCCGGGTCTGATGTCGCTATGCAGCCCAGACCCACAGGCATTTCGCCCACCAGAAGACGGAACCAACGTCCTTCATGTGGGTTTGCCGACCAATTTCAAGGCGGCAGCTTTTGCTGATCCTCAGCATAATTCAATGCTTCGTCAACTGGAGGCCGACATTTCAGGCGTGACCGTTGATGGCAAGGATGTGCCGGTAAAGCTGCGCGTTTATGACAGCCTGTTTGTGCCAATGGCAAAATGGAGCATGTTGCTGACTGGTAATTACCAATGTGTCCAGCGCGACGGCATTAGGCCTATCCGTGATGCGGTGCATGGAGATATTGATGCCTCGGCCGAAATGTATGCGTGGGTTGATACTCTTGCTCGTGCGCTTGGCGCCGATGCCGGTGATCAGGTGCCGTTTGAAAAATACGCCAATGCCGCCAGCAGTCTGTTAAAGCCGTCATCAGCGGCAAGAGCCATTGATGCTGGTGCCAAGACTATCGAGCGGGTTGACCTGTTGGTGCAAAGAATTGCTGCCAGCATCGGCATGCAGAATGATCTGCTGGACGAAACCGTCGCGATTGTGAATGAGCGCCTTGATACTAACCGATTCGAGGCACCAGTTTACCGTGTGGCGTAA
- the sucD gene encoding succinate--CoA ligase subunit alpha gives MSILINKDTKIIVQGLTGKTGTFHTEQALAYHGTQMVAGTHPKKGGQEWTSAAGQNLPLYATVAEAKDATGANASVIYVPPAGAAAAIEEAIDAGIELITCITEGVPVMDMVRVKEKLDKSNSRLIGPNCPGLMTPDECKIGIMPPSIFRKGSVGVLSRSGTLTYEAVYQTSMAGLGQSSAVGIGGDPVKGTEFIDVLEMFLADAQTESIIMIGEIGGSAEEDAAQFLIDEAKKGRSKPMVGFIAGRTSPPGRTMGHAGAVISGGKGGADEKIAALEAAGVRVSPSPAKLGVTLVDVLKG, from the coding sequence ATGTCGATTCTCATTAACAAAGACACCAAAATCATTGTGCAGGGCCTGACTGGTAAAACCGGCACATTTCATACTGAACAGGCACTCGCCTATCATGGAACCCAAATGGTTGCCGGCACTCACCCGAAAAAAGGCGGCCAAGAATGGACTAGCGCTGCGGGACAAAACCTGCCGCTATATGCCACGGTTGCCGAAGCCAAAGACGCCACTGGCGCTAACGCCTCGGTAATCTATGTTCCGCCAGCAGGCGCCGCCGCAGCAATAGAAGAAGCGATTGATGCAGGCATTGAGCTGATAACCTGTATCACAGAGGGTGTTCCGGTTATGGACATGGTGCGGGTAAAGGAAAAGCTGGATAAATCAAATTCACGTTTGATTGGCCCCAATTGTCCCGGCCTGATGACACCGGATGAATGCAAAATCGGGATCATGCCACCAAGCATTTTTCGCAAAGGCTCGGTTGGCGTGCTATCCCGGTCGGGAACGCTGACCTATGAGGCGGTTTACCAAACATCAATGGCGGGCCTCGGCCAGTCATCTGCCGTTGGTATTGGCGGCGATCCGGTCAAGGGCACGGAATTCATCGATGTGCTAGAGATGTTCCTTGCTGATGCGCAGACCGAATCAATCATCATGATTGGTGAGATTGGCGGTTCAGCCGAGGAAGATGCGGCGCAATTCCTGATTGACGAAGCCAAAAAAGGCCGCTCAAAGCCGATGGTTGGCTTTATTGCTGGCCGTACCTCACCGCCTGGCCGCACCATGGGCCATGCTGGCGCGGTTATTTCTGGCGGTAAAGGCGGCGCTGATGAAAAGATTGCCGCCTTAGAGGCAGCCGGTGTTCGCGTCTCGCCTTCGCCAGCCAAACTTGGCGTCACCTTGGTAGATGTTTTAAAAGGCTAA
- the sucC gene encoding ADP-forming succinate--CoA ligase subunit beta, whose protein sequence is MNIHEHQAKKILQTFGAPIAAGVAITNLDDAESAIASLPGPVWVVKSQIHAGGRGKGKFKELGPDAKGGVRVSFSAEEALENAREMFGKTLVTKQTGPNGKAVNQLYVEAGAEIDRELYLSILVDRETCKTSFVASTEGGMDIETVAHDTPELIHSVGITASTGCTDADAARIADALKLTGSARDQGIALFKNLYEAFSSKDMSLLEINPLIVTKSNDVQVLDAKVSFDNNALFRHPDILELRDETEEDEKEVEASKYDLAYIALDGEIGCMVNGAGLAMATMDIIKLYGAEPANFLDVGGSATTERVTAAFKIITADPNVKGILVNIFGGIMRCDVIADGVVQAAKDINLEVPLVVRLEGTKVDEGKAIINSSGLNVIAADDLDDAAQKIVKAVKG, encoded by the coding sequence ATGAACATCCATGAACATCAGGCCAAGAAAATTTTACAGACATTTGGCGCGCCCATTGCCGCCGGTGTTGCGATTACCAATCTTGACGATGCCGAAAGCGCGATTGCATCGCTGCCCGGCCCTGTCTGGGTGGTAAAGAGCCAGATCCACGCCGGTGGACGCGGTAAAGGCAAGTTCAAAGAGCTTGGCCCTGACGCCAAAGGCGGCGTTCGCGTATCTTTTTCAGCCGAAGAGGCGCTGGAAAATGCGCGGGAAATGTTTGGAAAAACCCTTGTGACCAAGCAAACCGGTCCCAATGGCAAGGCTGTAAATCAGCTATATGTCGAAGCTGGCGCCGAAATTGATCGCGAACTGTATCTTTCGATCCTCGTTGATCGCGAGACTTGCAAAACATCTTTTGTCGCATCAACCGAAGGCGGCATGGATATTGAGACGGTCGCGCATGACACGCCTGAATTAATCCATTCAGTTGGCATCACTGCCAGCACCGGGTGCACTGATGCTGATGCAGCCAGGATTGCTGACGCGCTAAAGCTCACCGGATCAGCCCGAGATCAGGGCATTGCACTTTTCAAAAACCTCTATGAGGCTTTTAGCAGCAAGGATATGAGCCTCCTGGAAATCAACCCGTTGATTGTTACCAAGTCAAACGATGTTCAGGTGCTCGACGCAAAAGTGTCTTTTGACAATAATGCGCTGTTTCGGCATCCCGATATTTTAGAATTGCGGGACGAAACCGAAGAAGACGAAAAGGAAGTTGAGGCATCAAAATATGACCTCGCCTACATTGCGCTGGACGGCGAAATTGGCTGCATGGTGAACGGTGCAGGGCTTGCGATGGCAACTATGGACATCATCAAGCTTTATGGAGCTGAGCCAGCAAACTTTCTTGATGTTGGCGGCAGCGCAACGACCGAACGCGTTACCGCAGCCTTTAAGATCATCACCGCCGATCCCAATGTGAAAGGTATTCTGGTGAATATTTTTGGCGGCATCATGCGCTGTGACGTGATTGCTGACGGCGTCGTTCAGGCGGCGAAGGACATCAATCTTGAGGTGCCATTGGTGGTACGTCTCGAAGGCACCAAGGTTGACGAAGGAAAAGCGATCATCAATAGCAGCGGACTGAATGTGATTGCCGCTGATGATCTGGATGACGCCGCGCAGAAAATTGTAAAAGCAGTGAAAGGCTAA